The sequence below is a genomic window from Sphingobacterium sp. ML3W.
TCTATCTGTAATAATTTTTGCTGCAGCATCTCAAGAATAGCTAAGAAATTGTAAACAAATTGTACTTTGTTTTCAGAATTTTTCAAGATATATTGAAAATCCAATTGGTTGTTAATTGCAATTAGATCTGCTATTGCTTTTTTCTGTTGTTCTATCGTATAGGGATGTTTTATCACCGTATGTTTCACCTCTTGTGGCCTATTTGCGTACTGAAAGATCATACGTTCATAAACCATCATAAGCTTGTAAAGATCAAAGCTATTTAATTCTTCCCCATTATTTGATTCAGGTCTTGCAAGTTGGATATCATAATTAATATTGCCTCGTTTATAAAGTTTTAAACGCTCTGACTCCAATAATTTTAAATCCTCACATGTATCTTTAAATTGTTTATATAAAATCAATTTTTGGACAAAGTCTTCTTGAGGATCAATTTCATTATCAT
It includes:
- a CDS encoding segregation and condensation protein A, coding for MQVEEGYEIKLPQFEGPFDLLLFFIERDELNIHEIPISKITDDFLSYVNQLQALDMEMASEFIFVASTLMRIKAKMLLPRLELDDDDNEIDPQEDFVQKLILYKQFKDTCEDLKLLESERLKLYKRGNINYDIQLARPESNNGEELNSFDLYKLMMVYERMIFQYANRPQEVKHTVIKHPYTIEQQKKAIADLIAINNQLDFQYILKNSENKVQFVYNFLAILEMLQQKLLQIEIGLGYNDFNIRKRNEDEYDLVDIEEEEFAL